A genomic stretch from Pseudooceanicola aestuarii includes:
- a CDS encoding alpha/beta fold hydrolase: MIENAEYKVDVDGTELRMQRGGQGTQVLFLHGAAGHQGWLPFVDALARTHDVMATEHPGFGLSDAAVWADSMAKLADFYVAFLRRDDIGPVHLIGSSLGGWLAAEIAIRDESLLRSLTLISPAGIQTPELRLPDMLAMTYEELMRAVFASSAIADMVLSQPLSPQQADMRNRNGTAVARLGGEGFHNPEFPGKLSAITVPTTLIWGDTDRIVPTGYGPIWKTAIPQAAFHVLGQCGHLPHVECQAAVMDILATRLND; this comes from the coding sequence ATGATCGAGAACGCGGAATACAAGGTAGATGTCGACGGGACCGAATTGCGGATGCAACGTGGCGGCCAGGGCACGCAGGTGTTGTTTCTGCACGGTGCCGCCGGGCACCAGGGATGGCTGCCGTTCGTCGATGCGCTGGCCCGGACCCATGATGTGATGGCGACCGAACACCCCGGTTTCGGGCTTTCGGATGCTGCGGTCTGGGCGGATTCCATGGCCAAGCTCGCGGATTTCTACGTCGCCTTCCTGCGCCGCGACGACATCGGACCGGTCCACCTGATCGGCAGTTCGCTGGGCGGCTGGCTGGCGGCCGAGATCGCGATTCGCGACGAGAGCTTGCTGCGCTCGCTCACCCTCATCAGCCCGGCCGGTATTCAGACCCCTGAGCTGAGGCTGCCCGACATGCTGGCCATGACCTACGAAGAGCTGATGCGCGCGGTCTTTGCCTCCTCCGCGATTGCCGACATGGTGCTGTCCCAGCCGCTCAGCCCGCAGCAAGCCGATATGCGCAATCGCAACGGCACGGCCGTCGCGCGACTCGGGGGGGAGGGGTTCCACAACCCCGAGTTTCCGGGCAAGCTTTCGGCGATCACCGTGCCGACGACTCTCATCTGGGGCGATACCGACCGTATCGTGCCCACCGGCTACGGCCCGATCTGGAAGACCGCCATCCCCCAAGCGGCGTTCCACGTGCTGGGCCAATGCGGGCATCTGCCACATGTCGAATGCCAGGCCGCCGTCATGGATATCCTGGCCACGCGGCTGAACGACTGA